Proteins from one Embleya scabrispora genomic window:
- a CDS encoding amylo-alpha-1,6-glucosidase, which yields MPTPLLDLVALDLRERPFTDRGSRLLVLAADDGDLWVARSEYETRLTETTVLTALRIRAADGAALPIRAARPDRIAFAGGVHLAFADADTLVLTGTGARAEWLDADGIAHGAAIDGRLVLVGKDAPDAPTVLGAARARWTTWFERMPAVRADLRERAALAWWTLGINLLPIRHAGGREGLVPSRFGYVGVWNWDAYFHAIALRHGDAELARDQIRILLAHQRPDGLIPDVVHDEGVLAETTDLPRSDRARLAEHVGSALGEEEAAAASNASAGEVVPVTKPPLTAWAVWKIHRAAPDLDFLAEVYEPLARSQQWWLTSSDPDGDGLAEYLHPYSSGLDDSPVWDYGPRAEPPDLNSYLALQFDVLGDIAEALGRADEAADWRERAAAHTELLIARRWDGERFGTVSAGRAVATRTPLELLPLLTGRLPRAIADRLVADLRSASFWGERPVPTVAFDDPDFDPDAMWRGPVWLNVNYLLIEGLRRSGYPDVADELTERTVRMVAEGGGLYEYWNPLTGARAGRATSGFGWSSALFVDLART from the coding sequence ATGCCCACGCCCCTACTCGACCTGGTGGCGCTGGACCTGCGTGAACGCCCGTTCACCGACCGGGGATCGCGCCTGCTCGTACTCGCCGCGGACGACGGCGACCTGTGGGTCGCCCGGTCCGAGTACGAGACGCGGCTGACCGAGACGACCGTGCTCACCGCGCTGCGGATCCGCGCGGCCGACGGCGCGGCGCTGCCGATCCGGGCCGCGCGCCCGGACCGGATCGCCTTCGCGGGCGGGGTACACCTGGCCTTCGCCGACGCCGACACCCTCGTGCTCACCGGCACCGGCGCGCGGGCCGAATGGCTCGACGCGGACGGCATCGCGCACGGCGCCGCGATCGACGGGCGGCTGGTGCTGGTCGGCAAGGACGCGCCGGACGCGCCGACCGTCCTGGGCGCGGCCCGCGCGCGCTGGACGACCTGGTTCGAGCGCATGCCGGCCGTGCGCGCCGACCTGCGCGAGCGGGCGGCGCTCGCCTGGTGGACGCTCGGGATCAACCTGCTGCCGATTCGGCACGCGGGCGGGCGCGAGGGCCTGGTCCCGTCCCGCTTCGGCTACGTCGGAGTGTGGAACTGGGACGCGTACTTCCACGCCATCGCGCTGCGCCACGGTGATGCCGAACTGGCCCGTGACCAGATCCGGATCCTGCTCGCCCACCAGCGCCCCGACGGGCTGATCCCCGACGTCGTGCACGACGAGGGCGTGCTGGCCGAGACCACCGACCTGCCCCGCTCCGACCGGGCCCGGCTGGCCGAGCACGTCGGCAGCGCCCTGGGGGAGGAGGAGGCCGCCGCCGCGTCGAATGCCTCGGCGGGCGAGGTGGTCCCGGTGACCAAGCCGCCGCTGACCGCGTGGGCGGTGTGGAAGATCCACCGGGCCGCCCCCGACCTCGACTTCCTGGCCGAGGTCTACGAGCCGCTCGCGCGCTCCCAGCAGTGGTGGCTCACCTCCTCCGACCCCGACGGGGACGGCCTGGCCGAATACCTGCACCCGTACTCCAGCGGCCTGGACGACAGCCCCGTCTGGGACTACGGCCCGCGTGCCGAACCGCCGGACCTGAACTCCTACCTGGCGCTCCAGTTCGACGTCCTCGGCGACATCGCCGAGGCGCTCGGCCGGGCGGACGAGGCCGCCGACTGGCGCGAACGCGCCGCCGCGCACACCGAGTTGCTGATCGCGCGCCGCTGGGACGGCGAGCGCTTCGGCACCGTCTCGGCGGGCCGCGCGGTGGCCACCCGCACCCCGCTGGAACTGCTGCCGCTGCTTACCGGCCGGCTGCCGCGCGCCATCGCCGACCGACTGGTCGCCGACCTGCGCTCGGCAAGCTTTTGGGGCGAACGCCCGGTGCCCACCGTCGCGTTCGACGACCCGGACTTCGACCCCGACGCGATGTGGCGCGGGCCGGTCTGGCTCAACGTCAACTACCTGCTGATCGAGGGCCTGCGCCGATCCGGATACCCGGACGTGGCCGACGAGTTGACCGAGCGCACGGTGCGGATGGTGGCCGAGGGCGGGGGCCTGTACGAGTACTGGAACCCGCTCACCGGCGCCCGAGCCGGCCGGGCCACCTCCGGCTTCGGCTGGTCCAGCGCCCTGTTCGTGGACCTGGCCCGCACCTGA
- a CDS encoding ABC transporter substrate-binding protein produces MSISRAAKTVAVLAAGAALVATSGCGGSSGSGSGSKTTITWSTWGNPEELARFKAFEKDFAKRHPDINLKLQAVPSYSDYHAKLLTQLSSKTAPDVFYVGDDFAGKFVSAGVLAPLNDKMAAPDSKAKPEDFFDGLYGGAKKDGQIYGIPNDANPEVLWYDKQTLKDAGITEDPAALNAQGKWTMATFLDMNRKLKAADKAGSVFYNWYGSTYSMINGFGGKVYDGGKFVGNTDPKSREALKTLADGYQDKTFLVADVLPEGNGADVQFIKHKVGFAAGGRWMIDTVKKGQQDNYDIVPFPSQTGVLMPQTVGTSFLAMNKDTKKAAAAWTFMSEFVSKDGQTLRLKGGGNAVPSVKGAESVVMEGYPAHAQTFIDARDGGFANYPEEAGVPSLTAEINDHLLKLWTGKIGFDQAMNELGSLVSAKLH; encoded by the coding sequence GTGTCAATCTCCCGCGCCGCGAAGACCGTGGCCGTGCTGGCCGCCGGCGCCGCGCTCGTCGCCACCAGCGGTTGTGGCGGCAGCAGCGGTTCCGGTTCCGGCTCCAAGACCACCATCACCTGGTCGACCTGGGGCAACCCGGAAGAGCTCGCCCGGTTCAAGGCATTCGAGAAGGACTTCGCCAAGCGGCACCCGGACATCAACCTGAAGCTCCAGGCGGTGCCGTCCTACAGCGACTACCACGCCAAGCTGCTCACCCAGCTCTCCTCCAAGACCGCGCCCGACGTCTTCTACGTGGGCGACGACTTCGCCGGGAAGTTCGTCTCCGCCGGGGTGCTCGCGCCGCTCAACGACAAGATGGCCGCCCCCGACAGCAAGGCCAAGCCCGAGGACTTCTTCGACGGTCTGTACGGCGGCGCCAAGAAGGACGGCCAGATCTACGGCATCCCCAACGACGCCAACCCCGAAGTGCTCTGGTACGACAAGCAGACGCTCAAGGACGCCGGGATCACCGAGGACCCGGCCGCGCTGAACGCCCAGGGCAAGTGGACGATGGCCACGTTCCTGGACATGAACCGCAAGCTGAAGGCCGCCGACAAGGCCGGCTCGGTCTTCTACAACTGGTACGGCTCGACCTACAGCATGATCAACGGCTTCGGCGGCAAGGTGTACGACGGCGGCAAGTTCGTCGGCAACACCGACCCCAAGTCGCGTGAGGCATTGAAGACGCTGGCCGACGGCTACCAGGACAAGACGTTCCTGGTCGCCGACGTCCTGCCCGAGGGCAACGGCGCCGACGTGCAGTTCATCAAGCACAAGGTGGGCTTCGCCGCGGGTGGCCGGTGGATGATCGACACGGTCAAGAAGGGGCAGCAGGACAACTACGACATCGTGCCCTTCCCGTCGCAGACCGGCGTGCTGATGCCGCAAACGGTGGGCACCTCCTTCCTCGCGATGAACAAGGACACCAAGAAGGCCGCGGCGGCCTGGACGTTCATGTCCGAGTTCGTCTCCAAGGACGGTCAGACGCTGCGCCTGAAGGGCGGCGGCAACGCGGTGCCCTCGGTCAAGGGCGCGGAGAGCGTGGTGATGGAGGGCTACCCCGCGCACGCGCAGACCTTCATCGACGCCCGTGACGGCGGCTTCGCCAACTACCCCGAGGAGGCCGGCGTGCCCTCGCTGACCGCCGAGATCAACGACCACCTGCTGAAGCTGTGGACCGGCAAGATCGGCTTCGACCAGGCGATGAACGAACTCGGCTCGCTCGTCTCCGCCAAACTGCACTGA
- a CDS encoding helix-turn-helix transcriptional regulator: protein MGNAPGIAPAHARLPFVGRDAELAELDRALRASACVGVVVTGAGGIGRSRLVEEFLAGVTGKGAPGGSARAARADRARHVVRVRATRASTSVALSALTPLLPGGARPETPGAFFALVREHLAARRAAGERRTVVAVDDVHLLDATSSALLALLLAEEAAFVLATLPDGVDWPDPLRAWWRRGAVRHLPLLALDPERARALLAAALDAPIAGLAARALWTAGHGNPLHMREALRAAIADDRVGPVHGVWCLKRPLADTLDGVSFDARIDRLSPDRRALLELLALCGPIGLRDVPAETTAEVLADLEERRLLDLRRYDRRERLALAQPAHGPVLRAGVGRLRARALLLGQVARVRAHGAHRVGDHLDLARWELAATGTADPELLLRGAEEALGTGDVDTMCRLARAALRHGPNARAGVLLGEALGQRGAFAEGIPVLEEAFAAAGRAEVHSVALTLAVHHFYGPGDLPRALAVLREAAHRAGPSPALSAWTSIILGATGRVEQARAALAAVALAEDRASPELVLYLQARLRVELATSRPLDAIRTARTAHAAHRELTDRTEVFYPARSAYLLAWALLEAGPLDAAEQVLEENLDELLRAPVPALVVWFGWVHGRIALERGRVRQAASLFAEARAQAHVQGHGFAEHRALAGLVLAHAYAGHVGPEAAHLADTVAAADPALCGWDTLRAHAWALRCRGHADQAHALLRDTAGTAHLRGNSTGARVLEHDLVRWGDPAAARRLAAMTDRAQGAHEAARTAHARAVVDADPVALDAASDAWAALGATLLAAECLAEAARLRRAGHRPNREAAARRAQARALLLVTRCEGAATPGLVSLSAAGALSAREHQIALMAADGHTSREIARQCGLSIRTVDNTLGRAYRKTGVRDRQGLRSILTTAREDPDERAAG, encoded by the coding sequence ATGGGGAACGCACCGGGGATAGCGCCGGCGCACGCACGTTTGCCGTTCGTGGGTCGGGACGCGGAACTGGCCGAACTCGACCGGGCGCTACGCGCGTCGGCCTGCGTCGGCGTCGTGGTCACCGGTGCGGGCGGGATCGGCAGGAGTCGACTCGTGGAGGAATTCCTGGCCGGCGTGACGGGGAAGGGGGCGCCCGGTGGATCCGCGCGAGCGGCCCGCGCAGACCGCGCCCGACACGTCGTTCGCGTACGGGCCACGCGTGCGTCGACCTCCGTGGCCCTGTCGGCGCTGACCCCGCTGCTGCCCGGCGGGGCCCGCCCGGAGACGCCCGGCGCGTTCTTCGCGCTGGTGCGCGAGCACCTGGCCGCCCGCCGGGCGGCCGGCGAACGCCGCACCGTCGTCGCCGTGGACGACGTGCACCTGCTGGACGCGACCTCCTCGGCCCTGCTCGCGCTGTTGTTGGCCGAGGAGGCGGCCTTCGTGCTCGCCACGCTGCCCGACGGCGTGGACTGGCCCGACCCGCTGCGCGCGTGGTGGCGGCGCGGCGCGGTGCGACACCTGCCGCTGCTCGCGCTGGACCCGGAGCGCGCCCGGGCCCTGCTCGCCGCCGCGCTGGACGCGCCGATCGCCGGCCTGGCCGCCCGGGCGCTGTGGACCGCGGGCCACGGCAACCCTCTGCACATGCGCGAGGCATTGCGCGCCGCGATCGCCGACGACCGCGTCGGGCCGGTGCACGGGGTCTGGTGTCTGAAGCGGCCCCTGGCCGACACCCTCGACGGAGTCTCCTTCGACGCGCGCATCGACCGGCTGTCGCCCGATCGGCGCGCCCTGCTCGAACTGCTCGCGCTGTGCGGTCCGATCGGGCTGCGCGACGTGCCGGCGGAGACGACGGCGGAGGTGTTGGCCGACTTGGAGGAGCGGCGACTGCTCGACCTGCGCCGGTACGACCGCCGCGAGCGCCTGGCCCTCGCGCAGCCCGCCCACGGACCCGTGCTGCGTGCCGGGGTGGGCCGACTGCGGGCTCGCGCACTGCTGTTGGGCCAGGTCGCGCGGGTCCGCGCGCACGGGGCCCATCGGGTCGGCGACCATCTCGACCTGGCCCGCTGGGAGTTGGCCGCCACCGGAACCGCCGACCCCGAACTCCTGCTGCGCGGCGCCGAGGAGGCCCTGGGTACGGGCGACGTGGACACCATGTGCCGACTGGCCCGCGCGGCCCTGCGACACGGGCCGAACGCGCGGGCCGGGGTCCTGCTCGGCGAAGCGCTCGGACAGCGGGGCGCGTTCGCCGAGGGCATTCCCGTGCTTGAGGAGGCGTTCGCCGCGGCCGGGCGGGCGGAGGTGCACTCGGTCGCCCTGACCCTGGCCGTCCACCACTTCTACGGCCCCGGCGACCTCCCCCGGGCGTTGGCCGTGCTGCGCGAGGCCGCGCACCGGGCCGGCCCCTCGCCCGCGCTGTCCGCGTGGACCTCGATCATCCTGGGCGCGACCGGCCGGGTCGAGCAGGCCCGCGCGGCCCTCGCCGCCGTCGCCCTCGCCGAGGACCGGGCCTCGCCGGAACTGGTGCTGTACCTCCAGGCCAGGCTGCGCGTCGAACTCGCGACCTCACGGCCCCTGGACGCGATCCGCACGGCCCGCACCGCACACGCCGCGCACCGTGAACTGACCGACCGCACCGAGGTGTTCTATCCGGCCCGCAGTGCCTACCTGCTCGCCTGGGCGCTCCTCGAAGCGGGCCCGCTCGACGCCGCCGAGCAGGTCCTCGAGGAGAACCTGGACGAGTTGCTGCGGGCACCGGTGCCGGCTCTGGTCGTCTGGTTCGGGTGGGTGCACGGCCGGATCGCCCTGGAACGCGGTCGGGTACGACAGGCCGCCTCGCTGTTCGCCGAGGCCCGGGCCCAGGCCCATGTACAGGGTCACGGCTTCGCCGAACACCGCGCCCTCGCGGGCCTGGTGCTGGCCCACGCGTACGCCGGCCACGTCGGGCCCGAGGCGGCGCACCTCGCGGACACCGTCGCCGCCGCCGACCCCGCGCTGTGCGGATGGGACACCCTGCGCGCGCACGCCTGGGCACTGCGCTGCCGGGGGCACGCGGACCAGGCCCACGCGCTCCTGCGCGACACCGCCGGGACCGCCCACCTCCGCGGGAACTCGACCGGCGCCCGCGTGCTCGAACACGACCTGGTCCGCTGGGGCGACCCGGCCGCGGCGCGCCGACTGGCCGCGATGACCGACCGGGCCCAGGGCGCCCACGAGGCGGCCCGCACGGCACACGCCCGTGCGGTCGTCGACGCCGACCCCGTCGCGCTGGACGCGGCCTCCGACGCGTGGGCCGCGCTCGGCGCGACACTGCTCGCCGCCGAATGCCTGGCCGAGGCCGCCCGACTGCGGCGCGCCGGGCACCGGCCGAACCGGGAGGCGGCGGCGCGGCGTGCCCAGGCGCGAGCCCTGCTCCTGGTGACGCGGTGCGAGGGTGCCGCCACTCCGGGCCTGGTGTCCCTGTCCGCCGCCGGGGCGCTCAGCGCGCGGGAACACCAGATCGCGCTGATGGCCGCCGACGGGCACACCAGCAGGGAGATCGCCCGGCAGTGCGGCCTGTCGATCCGCACCGTCGACAACACGCTGGGCCGGGCCTACCGCAAGACGGGCGTCCGCGACCGCCAGGGCCTGCGCTCGATCCTGACGACCGCGCGGGAGGACCCCGACGAGCGGGCCGCGGGGTAG
- a CDS encoding carbohydrate ABC transporter permease: MTTSTLSRTTDTRRPTTEETSERRRSLRGRRRRERWWAALFLGPQLAFLLLFTLIPLGFAVVLAFMKWDGLGEKSWVGFDNFQTQLSDPTFRDAVLNTLTLGLITVPVGLALALLIAMALNNVRGKTFYRVVYFLPVVTSSVAVAVIWQMLLASGDLGMLNNTVHDWFGITLPDWLNDPDWVMVAIAAVTIWSSLGLNVVIFLAGLQSIPAHLTEVARIDGAGPLRIFRHVTLPLLSPTIFFSFVVAVISSFQAFDQIYVLVDPDHNEGARTIVYQVYDLGFKKFEFGASSAAALLLTLMTIVVTLVQFRAQKRFVHYES; encoded by the coding sequence GTGACCACGTCCACGCTCAGCCGCACCACCGACACACGGCGCCCGACCACCGAGGAAACCTCCGAGCGCCGCCGGTCCCTTCGGGGCCGGCGGCGCCGGGAACGGTGGTGGGCCGCCCTCTTCCTCGGGCCGCAACTGGCCTTCCTGCTGCTGTTCACCCTGATCCCGCTCGGCTTCGCGGTCGTACTGGCGTTCATGAAGTGGGACGGCCTGGGTGAGAAGTCCTGGGTCGGCTTCGACAACTTCCAGACCCAGCTGTCCGACCCCACGTTCCGCGACGCGGTCCTGAACACGCTGACCCTGGGCCTGATCACGGTGCCCGTGGGCCTGGCGCTGGCGTTGTTGATCGCGATGGCGCTGAACAACGTGCGCGGCAAGACCTTCTACCGGGTGGTCTACTTCCTGCCCGTGGTCACCAGTTCGGTCGCGGTCGCGGTGATCTGGCAGATGCTCCTCGCCAGCGGCGACCTGGGCATGCTCAACAACACCGTGCACGACTGGTTCGGGATCACCCTGCCCGACTGGCTCAACGACCCCGACTGGGTGATGGTCGCCATCGCGGCGGTGACCATCTGGTCCTCGCTCGGGCTGAACGTGGTGATCTTCCTGGCCGGCCTCCAGTCCATCCCGGCACACCTGACCGAGGTGGCCCGGATCGACGGCGCGGGCCCGCTGCGCATCTTCCGACACGTGACGCTGCCGCTGCTGTCGCCGACCATCTTCTTCTCCTTCGTGGTCGCGGTGATCAGCTCGTTCCAGGCGTTCGACCAGATCTACGTACTCGTCGACCCCGACCACAACGAGGGCGCGCGCACGATCGTGTACCAGGTCTACGACCTGGGCTTCAAGAAGTTCGAGTTCGGCGCCAGCAGCGCCGCCGCCCTGCTCCTGACGCTGATGACGATCGTGGTGACCCTCGTCCAGTTCCGCGCGCAAAAGCGCTTCGTCCACTACGAGTCGTAG
- a CDS encoding carbohydrate ABC transporter permease has protein sequence MVTAIRRRIGTVALHTLLVVGGLLMVFPFIWMLLTAFKGEGQMIQDPLSWIPDPWRASNFPDALDAMPFGRAYWNSFYIAAITVVATLLTASMAAYAFSRIDFPFSRSLFVVFLLTQMVPTQVTLVPLYVMLSHFGWIDTHMALILPAIANPFAVFMMRQFIRAVPIELEEAARLDGANRWTIFTRIVLPNIKPGMAALGIIVFLGSWNSFIYPLIFLNSEDKFTVPMLLASFKGQHGGLDYGLLLAASTISVVPMLIAFVIGQRKIINSMAASGMGGR, from the coding sequence ATGGTCACGGCCATCCGCCGTCGTATCGGCACCGTCGCATTGCACACCCTGCTCGTCGTGGGCGGGCTGCTGATGGTGTTCCCGTTCATCTGGATGCTGCTCACCGCGTTCAAGGGCGAGGGGCAGATGATCCAGGATCCGCTGTCCTGGATCCCGGATCCCTGGCGGGCGAGCAACTTCCCCGACGCCCTGGACGCGATGCCGTTCGGGCGCGCCTACTGGAACAGCTTCTACATCGCCGCGATCACCGTCGTGGCCACCCTGCTCACCGCCTCGATGGCGGCCTACGCGTTCAGCCGGATCGACTTCCCGTTCTCGCGTTCGCTGTTCGTGGTCTTCCTGCTCACCCAGATGGTGCCCACCCAGGTCACCCTGGTGCCGCTGTACGTGATGTTGTCGCACTTCGGCTGGATCGACACCCACATGGCGCTGATCCTGCCCGCCATCGCCAACCCGTTCGCGGTGTTCATGATGCGCCAGTTCATTCGCGCGGTGCCGATCGAACTGGAGGAGGCCGCCCGCCTCGACGGTGCGAACCGGTGGACGATCTTCACCCGCATCGTGCTGCCCAACATCAAGCCGGGCATGGCGGCGCTGGGCATCATCGTCTTCCTGGGCAGCTGGAACAGCTTCATCTACCCGCTGATCTTCCTGAACTCGGAGGACAAATTCACCGTTCCGATGTTGCTCGCCTCGTTCAAGGGCCAGCACGGCGGACTGGACTACGGCCTGCTGCTCGCCGCGTCGACGATCTCCGTGGTGCCGATGCTGATCGCCTTCGTGATCGGCCAGCGGAAGATCATCAACAGCATGGCGGCATCCGGCATGGGAGGACGCTGA
- a CDS encoding ATP-dependent DNA ligase has protein sequence MRLPVMPPVKPMLAKAAARIPPGLHYEAKWDGFRAIVFRDGDEVLIGSRNTKPLDRYFPDVVEAALRLLPPRCVLDGELVIALDGRLDFDRLQDRIHPAASRVRHLAETTPASFVAFDLLALGDQSYLTRPLTERRAALEAALADAVPPIHVAPATTDPAVARDWFDRFEGAGLDGIVAKDPAGPYLPDERAMVKIKHERTADCVVAGYREHKSGPVVGSLLLGLYDDRGRLQHVGVSAAFTAARRAELVEELAPYRMTDPTGHPWAHWAEAEAHEADRLPGAVTRWSGGRLSDWVPLRPESVCEVAYDHVQGDRFRHTTRFRRWRTDKDPAECTYEQLAEPTRYDLADVLGAR, from the coding sequence ATGCGCCTTCCCGTGATGCCCCCGGTCAAGCCGATGCTCGCCAAGGCCGCCGCGCGGATTCCCCCCGGCCTGCACTACGAGGCCAAATGGGACGGGTTTCGGGCGATCGTCTTCCGGGACGGCGACGAGGTGCTGATCGGCAGCCGCAACACCAAGCCGCTGGATCGCTACTTCCCCGACGTGGTCGAGGCGGCGCTGCGGCTGCTTCCGCCGCGCTGCGTGCTGGACGGGGAGTTGGTCATCGCGCTGGACGGGCGGCTCGACTTCGATCGGCTCCAGGACCGGATCCATCCGGCCGCCTCGCGCGTTCGGCATCTGGCCGAGACCACGCCGGCCTCCTTCGTGGCGTTCGACCTGCTGGCGCTCGGCGACCAGTCGTATCTGACCCGCCCGCTGACCGAACGGCGGGCCGCTTTGGAGGCGGCGCTCGCCGACGCGGTGCCGCCGATCCACGTCGCGCCGGCCACCACCGACCCGGCCGTGGCGCGGGACTGGTTCGACCGCTTCGAGGGCGCCGGCCTGGACGGGATCGTGGCCAAGGACCCGGCCGGTCCGTACCTGCCGGACGAGCGGGCGATGGTCAAGATCAAGCACGAGCGCACCGCGGACTGCGTGGTGGCCGGATACCGCGAGCACAAGTCGGGTCCGGTGGTGGGTTCGCTGCTGCTCGGGCTGTACGACGACCGGGGTCGGCTTCAGCACGTGGGGGTGAGCGCGGCGTTCACCGCGGCCCGGCGGGCCGAGTTGGTCGAGGAGTTGGCGCCGTACCGGATGACCGACCCGACCGGGCACCCGTGGGCGCATTGGGCCGAGGCCGAGGCGCACGAGGCCGACCGGTTGCCGGGCGCGGTCACCCGCTGGTCGGGCGGCCGGCTCTCGGACTGGGTGCCGCTGCGGCCGGAGTCGGTCTGCGAGGTGGCCTACGACCACGTCCAGGGCGACCGCTTCCGGCACACCACGCGCTTTCGCCGGTGGCGTACCGACAAGGACCCGGCCGAGTGCACCTACGAACAACTCGCCGAGCCGACCCGCTACGACCTGGCCGACGTGCTCGGCGCCCGATAG
- the ligD gene encoding non-homologous end-joining DNA ligase, giving the protein MSEAEEFEIDGRSVRVSSVDKVYYPERGFTKGDLVRYLIAVGGGMLRGLRDRPTTLQRFVHGVTGESFFQKRVPKNLPEWIPTARITFPSGRFADEMAPDTVAALVWAANLGTLTFHPWPVRRTDTEHPDELRIDLDPQPGTDFADAIHAAHAMREVLDEYGLTAWPKTSGGRGLHLYVPIRPDRQFTEVRRAVIALARELEARMPDRVTTAWWKEERGERIFVDYNQMARDRTIAAAYSPRPTVRATVSAPLTWDEVDDAHPDDFDLGSMPARYARLGDVHADMAEHAFDLRPVLELADRQARDHGVGDLPYPPDHPKMPGEPPRVQPSRAREH; this is encoded by the coding sequence ATGAGCGAGGCCGAGGAATTCGAGATCGACGGCAGATCCGTCCGGGTGAGCAGCGTCGACAAGGTCTACTACCCCGAGCGCGGATTCACCAAGGGCGACCTGGTCCGCTACCTGATCGCGGTCGGTGGCGGCATGCTCCGGGGCCTGCGCGACCGGCCCACCACGTTGCAACGCTTCGTGCACGGCGTCACGGGCGAGTCGTTCTTCCAGAAGCGGGTGCCCAAGAACCTGCCCGAATGGATCCCCACCGCCCGGATCACCTTCCCCAGCGGCCGGTTCGCCGACGAGATGGCCCCCGACACCGTGGCCGCGCTGGTCTGGGCGGCCAACCTCGGCACCCTGACCTTCCACCCCTGGCCGGTCCGCCGCACCGACACCGAACACCCCGACGAACTGCGCATCGACCTGGACCCGCAACCCGGCACCGACTTCGCCGACGCGATCCACGCCGCACACGCGATGCGCGAGGTGCTGGACGAGTACGGACTGACCGCCTGGCCGAAGACCTCCGGCGGTCGCGGCCTGCACCTGTACGTGCCGATCCGCCCCGACCGGCAGTTCACCGAGGTACGGCGCGCGGTGATCGCGCTGGCCCGCGAACTGGAGGCGCGGATGCCCGATCGGGTGACCACCGCCTGGTGGAAGGAGGAGCGCGGCGAGCGCATCTTCGTCGACTACAACCAGATGGCCCGCGACCGCACCATCGCCGCCGCCTACTCGCCGCGCCCCACCGTCCGGGCGACCGTCTCCGCGCCGCTGACCTGGGACGAGGTGGACGACGCGCACCCCGACGACTTCGACCTGGGCAGCATGCCGGCGCGCTACGCCCGCCTCGGCGACGTGCACGCGGACATGGCGGAGCACGCCTTCGACCTGCGCCCGGTCCTCGAACTGGCCGACCGCCAGGCCCGGGACCACGGCGTCGGCGACCTGCCGTACCCGCCGGATCACCCCAAGATGCCGGGCGAGCCGCCTCGGGTACAGCCCAGCCGGGCACGCGAACACTGA
- a CDS encoding SDR family NAD(P)-dependent oxidoreductase yields MNGMTGSLHGKVAIVTGGGSGIGRATALMFGAEGADVVIADIDAAAATRVAEEISAQGGRAVAVKADVSAEADCVGVVAAAVETFGGLHVLFNNAGIIRRADAIGTSVDEWDRVMAVNVRSVFLMCKHAVPAMTDGGSIVNTGSGWGLKGGGNAISYCASKAAVVNMTRALAIDHAAAGIRVNSVNPGDTDTPMLREEARQLSEEWAAFEADAADRPMGRAGRPDEIARAVLFLASDAASYITGTALVVDGGGLA; encoded by the coding sequence ATGAACGGGATGACTGGATCCCTGCACGGCAAGGTCGCCATCGTCACCGGCGGCGGCTCGGGCATCGGCCGCGCCACCGCGCTGATGTTCGGCGCGGAGGGCGCCGACGTGGTGATCGCCGACATCGACGCCGCGGCCGCGACCCGCGTCGCCGAGGAGATCTCGGCGCAGGGCGGCCGGGCGGTGGCGGTCAAGGCCGACGTCTCGGCCGAGGCGGACTGCGTGGGCGTGGTCGCCGCGGCGGTGGAGACCTTCGGCGGACTGCACGTGCTGTTCAACAACGCGGGCATCATCCGGCGCGCCGACGCGATCGGCACCTCCGTCGACGAGTGGGACCGCGTGATGGCGGTCAACGTGCGCTCGGTGTTCCTGATGTGCAAGCACGCCGTGCCCGCGATGACCGACGGCGGCTCGATCGTCAACACCGGCTCCGGCTGGGGCCTCAAGGGCGGCGGCAACGCGATCTCCTACTGCGCGTCCAAGGCCGCGGTGGTCAACATGACCCGGGCCCTGGCGATCGACCACGCCGCGGCGGGCATCCGGGTCAACTCGGTCAACCCCGGGGACACCGACACCCCGATGCTCCGCGAGGAGGCCCGGCAGCTGTCCGAGGAGTGGGCGGCGTTCGAGGCCGACGCGGCCGACCGCCCGATGGGCCGCGCCGGCCGGCCCGACGAGATCGCCCGCGCGGTCCTGTTCCTCGCCTCCGACGCGGCGAGCTACATCACCGGTACCGCCCTGGTCGTGGACGGCGGCGGCCTCGCCTAG